A genome region from Meiothermus cerbereus DSM 11376 includes the following:
- a CDS encoding ABC transporter ATP-binding protein, with protein sequence MASIRVENIEKTFGKFKALNGVSLEVRDQEFVVLLGPSGCGKTTLLRIIAGLEQAEKGRVWIGERDVTELPPRARKIAMVFQNYAVFPHLTVLENIAFGLRMQKATPEKIRANVERAANLMHIENLLGRYPAQLSGGQRQRVAVARALAVEPEVLLMDEPLSNLDALLRLEMRAELKRLLAESRTTTLYVTHDQVEAMSLADRIAVMNTGYVVQYDEPMKIYQEPANTFVGGFIGSPPMNFLKLPVEGKQAKIQSLTLDLPTAVSGPEVLLGVRPEDLEAFTMQQPQSFPAEVLVVEPLGPHLLLTLSFGQQHIKATVPPDFEVKAGQTLWFKPQPDRLRWLDPGSGQALTVR encoded by the coding sequence ATGGCTTCCATCCGAGTTGAAAATATCGAGAAAACCTTTGGTAAGTTCAAGGCCCTGAATGGGGTTTCGCTCGAGGTGCGCGACCAGGAATTCGTGGTGCTGCTGGGGCCCTCGGGCTGCGGTAAGACCACCCTCTTGCGCATCATTGCGGGCCTCGAGCAGGCCGAAAAGGGGCGGGTCTGGATCGGCGAGCGGGATGTGACCGAACTCCCCCCGCGCGCGCGCAAAATCGCCATGGTATTCCAGAACTACGCGGTTTTTCCCCACCTTACGGTGCTCGAGAACATCGCTTTTGGTCTGCGGATGCAAAAGGCCACACCGGAAAAAATCAGGGCCAATGTAGAGCGGGCCGCCAACCTGATGCACATCGAGAACCTGCTGGGGCGCTACCCCGCCCAGCTCTCCGGCGGGCAGCGCCAGCGGGTGGCGGTGGCGAGGGCCCTGGCGGTCGAGCCGGAGGTGCTGCTGATGGACGAGCCTTTGTCCAACCTGGATGCCCTGCTGCGCCTGGAGATGCGGGCCGAGCTCAAACGCCTTCTGGCCGAGAGCCGCACCACCACCCTCTACGTGACCCACGACCAGGTAGAGGCCATGAGTCTAGCCGACCGTATTGCGGTGATGAACACGGGCTACGTGGTGCAGTACGACGAACCGATGAAAATCTATCAGGAGCCGGCCAATACCTTTGTGGGTGGCTTTATTGGTAGTCCTCCCATGAATTTTTTGAAGTTGCCGGTCGAAGGCAAGCAAGCCAAGATTCAGTCACTCACCCTGGATCTGCCCACGGCGGTATCCGGCCCCGAAGTCTTGCTGGGCGTAAGGCCCGAAGACCTGGAAGCCTTTACTATGCAGCAACCGCAAAGTTTCCCCGCCGAGGTGCTGGTGGTGGAGCCCCTGGGACCCCACCTCCTGCTGACCTTGAGCTTTGGCCAGCAACATATCAAAGCCACCGTACCCCCCGATTTCGAAGTCAAAGCTGGACAAACCCTCTGGTTCAAGCCCCAGCCCGATCGCCTGCGTTGGCTCGACCCCGGCAGCGGCCAGGCCCTCACAGTGAGGTAG